From a region of the [Eubacterium] eligens ATCC 27750 genome:
- a CDS encoding nitroreductase family protein — translation MIREIENRRSIRKYKPDEIERKLIEEIIYSASLAPSAKNRQPWKFIVYQGEEKDKLVDVMRHGINSEKATHELMPEWAFAIPDAENTVRIMQEVPCLIAVLNTNQHTPFASIENEKRIVEICDSLSIGAAIENMILTATGCGLGTLWIANTCFAYNELMDFIGTDSQLTGIVAVGFADEAPDKRPRKSFEEIVEYR, via the coding sequence ATGATACGAGAAATTGAGAATAGAAGAAGTATAAGAAAATATAAGCCAGATGAGATCGAAAGAAAGTTAATTGAAGAGATCATATACAGTGCTTCCCTTGCACCATCTGCTAAAAACAGGCAGCCTTGGAAATTTATTGTATATCAGGGGGAAGAAAAAGATAAACTGGTTGATGTCATGCGTCATGGTATAAATTCAGAAAAAGCGACTCATGAGCTTATGCCGGAATGGGCATTTGCCATACCGGATGCTGAGAATACAGTCAGAATCATGCAGGAGGTCCCATGCCTTATAGCAGTGCTTAATACCAATCAGCATACTCCATTTGCAAGCATTGAAAATGAAAAGCGAATTGTTGAAATATGTGATTCGCTGTCCATAGGTGCAGCGATTGAAAATATGATTCTGACAGCAACAGGGTGTGGATTAGGTACTTTGTGGATTGCAAATACTTGTTTTGCCTATAATGAGCTGATGGATTTTATCGGAACAGACAGCCAGTTGACAGGAATTGTTGCGGTTGGCTTTGCCGACGAAGCTCCGGACAAAAGACCGAGGAAATCATTCGAAGAAATCGTTGAGTACAGATAG